The genomic segment TCCTTCGGGGCCCGTGTGGTCGGTACGGAAGGCGCTCTGGGCCACCCCGGCTACTTCGCGCCCGGCACCGAGAGCCTGGCGAACTTCACCGACATCGCCCTCGGCCAGTACAGCGCGGTGCGGTGCGCGCCGAACCGCGAGGACTGCGCGTCCGGCCTCGGTCAGGCCTGAGCCGGAGTCGTGGGGGTGGTTCCGGTCCTGGGGTCCGGAACCACCCCCACGCGCGTTTTTGCGGTCAGTTCGGCAGTTGATCCCACATTCGGCCCTACGATGAGCCACATGGGTGACGTTTTGGCCGGATCCAATGCCGTGTGGGAGTTCGACACGGATGCCGTGGTCATCCGGTACGAGCGCGGGGTGCGCAATTCGAAGCTGCTCCAGACGCTCGGCGAGCGCCGGATCCCGTACGCCGCGCTGACCGGCGTCGAGCTCGTTCCCGGCAAGCGCGGCACGGTCGTACTGCGCGCCCTGCCGCGGCCCGGCGCCGATCCGCTGATGGAAGCGGCGGGCGGGCAGCTGAAGGACTCCGCGGATCCCTACCGGCTGGTGCTGCCGGCCGACCGCGAGACCCTCGCCGAGTACTACACGGACGAGCTACGGGTCGCGGTCTCCGACAACGACACCGGCGAACCGGCCGACCGCTTCCTGGTCGCCGCGCCCACCGGGCCGCAGTCGTTCAAGGCGTACGACGCCAGGGCCGCCTTCGACGGCCGCACGGTGTCCTTCCGCTGGTTCTGGACGGGCGCCTCGACCGCCAAATGGAAGGCCGGCGACCAGCACTTCCCGGTCGCCGACCTGAGCGGGGTCGACTGGCGCTCCCCCGAGCTGCTGCACGGCTATCTGCGGCTGCGGCCGAACGACGACACCGAACGCCCCGGCGACCCCGACCAGAACCCGGCCGCGGTGGTCTTCGGGCTCGGCTACGGCCAGGTCCATGAATCGCTGCCGTTCGCCGCGTCCGTGCTGGCCGCCGTGCAGACGGCTACTCGCGCGCGGCGGAAGTAGAGCTCATGTCCGGGTAGCGGTCGCCCGCGACGTGCTCGGCGATCGGTTCCAGCCACTCCAGCTCGACCTGGTCGAGCGTGATCCGGGTCGCCCCGGTGTTCTCCAGCACGCGGCTGACCTTGCGGGTGCCCGGGATCGGCACCACGGTCAGCTGGTGCACCTGGGCCCGCTGCTGCACCCAGGCGAGCGCGATCTGGCCCAGGCTCGCCCCGTGCGCCTTGGCGGCCTTGCGGACCGGGTCCAGCAGATCCGCGTTCCGCCTGGCGTTCTCACCGGTGAACCGGGGCTGGTGCTGCCGGTAGTCGCCGCCGGCCAGATCCGTCGTGGCATTCAGGAACGAGCCGGTCAGGAAGCCCCGGCCGAGCGGTGAGTACGGCACGAAGGCCACGCCCAGCTCGGCGGCGGCCGGTACCGCGCTGCGTTCCACATCACGGCTGAACAGCGACCACTCGGACTGCAGCGCGGCGATCGGGTGGACGGCGTGCGCCTCGCGCAGCTCCGCGCCGGTCACCTCGGACAGGCCCAGGTGCCGGACCTTGCCCTCCGCCACCAGCTCGGCCATCGCGCCGACGGACTCCGCGAACGGGACGCCCGGGTCGCGGCGGTGCATGTAGTACAGGTCGATGACGTCCGTGCCCAGGCGGCGCAGGCTGCCCTCGACGGCCTGCCGGAGGTACGCCCGGTCGTTGCGGACGCCGCGGTACGTCGCGTCGTCCGCCCTGCGCTCGATGGCGAACTTGGTCGCCAGCGTGATCTCGTCCCGGTGCGCCTTCACGAACGGGGCGAGGAACTCCTCGTTCGCCCCCGAGCCGTAGGCGTCGGCGGTGTCGAAGAGCGTGACGCCCGCCTCGAGGGCCGCTTCCAGCGTCGCCCGCGCCGCGTCCACGTCGGTCTCGCCGTAGAACTCGCTCATGCCCATGCAGCCCAGGCCCTGGACGCCGACCAGCGGTCCGTCCGTGCCCAGCCGTACACTGTCGATCTTTTCCGTGCTCGCGTTGCTCGCGTTGTCGCTCATCAGGGTCAGACCCTCTCCGGCGCCCGCTGGGCGCCCCCATACATGTCGATCTTGTAGTCCAGTACCGCGAGGGTGTCCTGCAGCTCGGCGATCCGCCGGTGCACGTCCTCACGGTGCGCCACGAGCAGCTCCTGCCGCGCGGCGAAGGTCTGCTCGCCCTCGCGCACCATCTCCGCGTACCTGACCATGTCCGCGACCGGCATCCCGGTCAGCCGGAGCTTGCCGACGAAGGCCAGCCAGTGCAGATCTCGGTTGGTGTAGCGGCGCTGCCCGGTGTGGGAGCGGTCGACGTGCGGCATCAGTCCGATCCGCTCGTACCAGCGCAGGGTGTGCGCGCTCAGCCCGGTCACCGTGACCACTTCGCTGATCGTGTACTGGTCCTGCCCGTCGGGCCGCAGAATCGACGCCTGGTCGTCACAGCTGGCGATCCGGCCGGCCCTGCTCCTCGCCACCTTCGTCACAGCCACCTGCGTTACCGTCATGCCCCTACGCTACGGACTTGGAGTGCACTCGAAGCAAGCGCCTCAGGAGATCTTTTCCGGCCGCGTTACGCTCGCCCCATGGAGAGCTTGCGTGAGATCCGGAACTGGCCCGTCCCCACGGCGGCCGCGGCCGTCGTCCGCCGGGACGGCACGGTGGCCGGGTCCCACGGCCCGGTCGGTGAGCCGTTCCGGCTCGCGTCGGTCACCAAGCCGCTGACGGCCTACGCGGCGCTGGTCGCCTGCGAGGAGGGCGTCTTCGAGCTCGACGACCCGGCGGGCCCCGAGGGCTCGACGGTGCGCCATCTGCTCTCCCACACCTCAGGGCTGGCCTTCGACCAGCACCGCGTGATGGCGCCGCCCGGTGACCGCCGGCTCTACTCCAACGCCGGGTTCGAGGTGCTCGCCGACCACATCGCCAAGGCCACCGGCATCCCGTTCCCCGAATACCTGCGGCAGGCGGTCCTGGAGCCGCTGGGGATGACCGCCACCACGCTGCCCGGCTCGGCCGCCGCCGACGGCGTCTCCACCGTCGAGGACCTCGTCCGCTTCGCCGCCGAACTGCAGGCGCCGCGCATCCTGCACCCGTCGACCCTCGACGAGGCCACGTCCGTCGTCTTCCCCGGCCTCAAGGGCGTACTGCCGGGCTACGGCCACCAGAACCCCAACGACTGGGGCCTCGGCTTCGAGATCCGGGACTCCAAGACCCCGCACTGGACCGGCGCCGCCTCCAGCCCGCGCACCTTCGGGCACTTCGGCCAGACCGGGACCTTCCTGTGGGTCGACCCCGACGCGGGCGCCGCGTGCGTCTGCCTCACCGACCGCGCCTGGGGCGAATGGGCTGTCCCGCTGTGGCCCGCCCTGACGGACGCGGTCCTCGCGGAACTGCGGGCCTAGGCCGGGTCGCGCGGCACCGGACGCAGCTCCCAGACGAGGTACTCCACCGGGCCCGCCGCCCGCACCAGGAGCCTCTCCTCGTCGGTGAGGCGCGCCGCGTCGCCCGCTTCGAGGGTCTCGTCGCCCAACCGGACGCTGCCGCGCACCACGTGCACGTAGACGAAGGGCGCGGCCGGCAGTTCGCCCGGGCCGCGGCTGACGGACAGCGCCGCGTGCGGCTGCCGGAACGGGACGAAGCGCGTGCCGTGTTCGACGCCGTAGCGCGGGCCGCCGCCGAACACCGCGGGCTCCAGCCACATCTGAAGGAACCTCAGCGGCCCTTCCCCGGCGTTGCGTTCGACATGGCGGACGCCGTCGCCCGCGCTGAGCAGCTGTGCCTCACCGGCCCGCACCACGGTCTCGTGGCCCGCGGAGTCCCGGTGTCCCAGCTCGCCCTCGATCACCCACGTCACGATCTCGACTCCCCCGTGCGGGTGCTCCGCGAAGCCGGCGCCGGGCGCCAGCCGCTCCTCGTTGCACGCCATCAGCGGCCCGAACCGCAGGTTGCCGGGGTCGTAGTGGGAGCCGAAGGAGAACGCGTGCAGGGTCTCGATCCCCGCGGCGGGATCACCCCCGGCGTATCGCTGTCCACCGCGCCGAACGTCGATCATTCGGCCACGGTACAAGCGACCGGCGCGCACCCCGGCGCTGTGCACCCCTGGGGATAAGGCAGTCTTGTCCCGTGCCCGACACTCCGCAGCCCCCGAAAAAGCCCGTCCGCGCTGAGCACGCCGCGACGCTGCGCCGACTGGAGAAGTCGTCCGGCCGGCTCGCTGCGAACGCCATCGCCCGGATGGATGAGCAGCTGCCGTGGTACCGGGCGATGCCACCGGAGAACCGGTCCTGGATCGGGCTGGTGGCGCAGGCGGGCATCGCGGCGTTCACCGAGTGGTTCCGGCATCCCGAGGCGCCGCAGGCGATCAGCACGGATGTGTTCGGGACCGCGCCCAGGGAGTTGACCAGGGCGATCTCGCTGCGGCAGACCGTGGAGATGGTGCGCACCACCATCGAGGTGATGGAAGCGGCCATCGACGAGGTGGCGGCGCCCGGTGACGAGTCGGTGCTGCGCGAGGCGCTGCTGGTCTACGCCCGGGAGATCGCGTTCGCCACCGCCCAGGTGTACGCGCAGGCGGCCGAGGCCCGGGGCGCGTGGGACGCGCGCCTGGAGTCGCTGGTCGTCAACGCGGTGCTGTCCGGTGAGGCGGACGAGGGGGTGCTGTCGCGCGCGGCGGCGCTGGGCTGGAGTTCGCCCGACCAGATCGTCGTGGTGCTCGGGACCGCGCCGAACGGCGACAGCGAGCTGACGGTGGAGGCCATCCGGCGGGCCGCGCGGCACGCGAAGCTGCAGGTGCTGACCGGGGTGCTCGGTGAGCGGCTGGTCGTGATCGCGGGTGGTGAGGGCGAGCCGCTCAAGGTCGCGAAATCACTGATCGCCCCGTTCGCGGCGGGCCCCGTGGTGGCCGGTCCCGTCGTCGGGGACCTGCTGTCCGCGACCCGTTCCGCACAGGCCGCGGCCGCCGGTCTGAAGGCGTGCGCCGCCTGGCCGGACGCGCCCCGGCCGGTCGTCTCGGACGACCTGCTGCCCGAGCGCGCGATGGCCGGCGACCGTTACGCGCGTGAACAGCTGGTGGAGGAGATCTACAGACCGTTGGAGGAAGCGGGCTCCGCGCTCCTCGAAACGCTGAGTGTCTACCTCGAACAGGCCTCGTCCCTCGAAGGGGCGGCGCGGATGTTGTTCGTTCACCCAAACACCGTCCGCTACCGGCTGCGACGTGTGACGGATGTCACCGGATGGTCGCCCTCCGACGTGCGTTCGGCGTTCACTCTGCGCATCGCCCTCATCCTGGGACGACTGTCCGGCGCCGATCAATCACCCTGAGTTTTTGTGGGACACCAACAAATCGTCCAGCAGTTCTTCGTCCCTGTCCCCACGGGCGGTGAGACCCGCCCGCGAGAGAGAGTGTGTACGTGCTCGTACTCGTCGCTCCCGGCCAGGGTGCCCAGACGCCCGGCTTCCTGACTCCTTGGCTCGACCTTCCCGGCGTCGCCGACCGCCTTCACTGGTGGTCCGCGGTGGCGGGGCTCGACCTTGTCCACTACGGCACGAAGGCCGACGCGGACGAGATCCGCGACACCGCCGTGGCCCAGCCACTGCTGGTGGCCGCCGGACTGGTCTCGGCCCTGTCGCTCTTCCCGCACCCGGCCGACGGCCGGCGTGCCGTCGGCGCGGTCGCCGGACACAGCGTCGGTGAGATCACCGCCGCCGCCGGTGCCGGTGTCATCACCGCGGAATCGGCGATGGCCCTTGTGCGGCAGCGCGGACTGGCCATGGCCAAGGCCGCGGCCGTCACCACCACCGGCATGTCCGCGGTGCTCGGCGGCGACCCCGAAGAGGTCCTCGCGCACCTGGAGAAGCTCGGCCTGACCCCGGCGAACATCAACGGCGGCGGCCAGATCGTCGCCGCCGGCACCGCGGAGCAGCTGGCCGCGCTCGCCGAGGACAAGCCCGAGAAGGCCCGCGTCATCGCCCTGAAGGTGGCCGGCGCGTTCCACACCCACCACATGGCTCCCGCGGTGTCCACGCTGGAGGCCCTCGTGCCCGGTGTGACCGTGCGCGATCCGGGTACCCGATATGTGTCGAACGCCGACGGCCAGGTCGTCGGCAGCGGCGACGAGATCGTCCGCCGGCTGGTCCAGCAGGTCTCCAACCCGGTCCGCTGGGACCTGTGCATGGAGACGTTCAAGGAACTCGGCGTCACCGCGATCATCGAGATGGCGCCGGCCGGCACGCTGGTCGGCCTGGCCAAGCGGGCCCTGCCGGGCGTCAAGACGCTCGCCCTGAAGACCCCGGACGACATCGACGCGGCTCGCGCGATCGTCGCCGAGCACGGCGACCCGGACGCCATCGGCGCGTCCCTGCCGCTCACCCTTTCCGCGGCCGAAGAGGAGTCACCCCAGACATGACGGCGAAGATCCAGCCCAGCCAGGGTGCCCCGTACGCGCGGATTCGCGGGGTCGGCGGCTACCGGCCGACCCGGGTGGTCCCCAACGAGGTGATCCTGGAGACGATCGACTCCAGCGACGAGTGGATCCGCTCCCGCTCCGGCATCTCCACGCGCCACTGGGCGAACGAGTCGGAGACCGTCGCCGAGATGTCGATCGAGGCCTCGGGCAAGGCGCTCGCCGACGCGGGTCTGTCGGCCGAGGACATCGGCGCGGTGATCGTCGCCACCGTCTCGCACTTCAAGCAGACGCCGGCGATCGCGACCGAGATCGCGTTCCGGCTCGGCGCGGGCAAGGCCGCCGCGTTCGACATCTCCGCGGCCTGCGCCGGCTTCGCCTACGGGCTGACCCTCGCCAAGGGCATGGTCACCGACGGCAGCGCCAAGAACGTGCTGGTGATCGGGGTCGAGCGGCTGAGCGACCTGACCGACCTGACCGACCGGGCGACCGCCTTCCTCTTCGGCGACGGCGCCGGCGCGGTCGTGGTCGGCCCGTCCGACGTGCCCGCCATCGGCCCCTCCGTCTGGGGCTCGGAGGGCGACAAGTCCGAGGTGATCGCCCAGACCGACTCGTGGGAGGTCTTCCGCGCCGGCGGCCAGCCGGAGTCGGGGAAGTTCCCGGCGCTGCGCCAGGAGGGCCAGACGGTCTTCCGCTGGGCGGTCTTCGAGATGGCCAAGGTGGCCCAGCAGGCGCTGGACGCCGCCGGGATCACCGCGGACCAGCTCGACGTCTTCATCCCGCACCAGGCGAACATGCGCATCATCGACTCGATGATCAAGGCACTGAAGCTGCCGGAACACGTCGCGATCGCCCGCGACATCGAGACCACCGGCAACACCTCGTCGGCCTCCATCCCGCTGGCGATGGAGCGGCTGCTGGCCACCGGCCAGGCCAAGAGCGGCGACA from the Streptomyces sp. RKAG293 genome contains:
- a CDS encoding DUF4429 domain-containing protein, yielding MGDVLAGSNAVWEFDTDAVVIRYERGVRNSKLLQTLGERRIPYAALTGVELVPGKRGTVVLRALPRPGADPLMEAAGGQLKDSADPYRLVLPADRETLAEYYTDELRVAVSDNDTGEPADRFLVAAPTGPQSFKAYDARAAFDGRTVSFRWFWTGASTAKWKAGDQHFPVADLSGVDWRSPELLHGYLRLRPNDDTERPGDPDQNPAAVVFGLGYGQVHESLPFAASVLAAVQTATRARRK
- a CDS encoding aldo/keto reductase, with protein sequence MSDNASNASTEKIDSVRLGTDGPLVGVQGLGCMGMSEFYGETDVDAARATLEAALEAGVTLFDTADAYGSGANEEFLAPFVKAHRDEITLATKFAIERRADDATYRGVRNDRAYLRQAVEGSLRRLGTDVIDLYYMHRRDPGVPFAESVGAMAELVAEGKVRHLGLSEVTGAELREAHAVHPIAALQSEWSLFSRDVERSAVPAAAELGVAFVPYSPLGRGFLTGSFLNATTDLAGGDYRQHQPRFTGENARRNADLLDPVRKAAKAHGASLGQIALAWVQQRAQVHQLTVVPIPGTRKVSRVLENTGATRITLDQVELEWLEPIAEHVAGDRYPDMSSTSAARE
- a CDS encoding MerR family transcriptional regulator, whose translation is MTVTQVAVTKVARSRAGRIASCDDQASILRPDGQDQYTISEVVTVTGLSAHTLRWYERIGLMPHVDRSHTGQRRYTNRDLHWLAFVGKLRLTGMPVADMVRYAEMVREGEQTFAARQELLVAHREDVHRRIAELQDTLAVLDYKIDMYGGAQRAPERV
- a CDS encoding serine hydrolase domain-containing protein produces the protein MESLREIRNWPVPTAAAAVVRRDGTVAGSHGPVGEPFRLASVTKPLTAYAALVACEEGVFELDDPAGPEGSTVRHLLSHTSGLAFDQHRVMAPPGDRRLYSNAGFEVLADHIAKATGIPFPEYLRQAVLEPLGMTATTLPGSAAADGVSTVEDLVRFAAELQAPRILHPSTLDEATSVVFPGLKGVLPGYGHQNPNDWGLGFEIRDSKTPHWTGAASSPRTFGHFGQTGTFLWVDPDAGAACVCLTDRAWGEWAVPLWPALTDAVLAELRA
- a CDS encoding pirin family protein, whose amino-acid sequence is MIDVRRGGQRYAGGDPAAGIETLHAFSFGSHYDPGNLRFGPLMACNEERLAPGAGFAEHPHGGVEIVTWVIEGELGHRDSAGHETVVRAGEAQLLSAGDGVRHVERNAGEGPLRFLQMWLEPAVFGGGPRYGVEHGTRFVPFRQPHAALSVSRGPGELPAAPFVYVHVVRGSVRLGDETLEAGDAARLTDEERLLVRAAGPVEYLVWELRPVPRDPA
- a CDS encoding PucR family transcriptional regulator, whose protein sequence is MRQSCPVPDTPQPPKKPVRAEHAATLRRLEKSSGRLAANAIARMDEQLPWYRAMPPENRSWIGLVAQAGIAAFTEWFRHPEAPQAISTDVFGTAPRELTRAISLRQTVEMVRTTIEVMEAAIDEVAAPGDESVLREALLVYAREIAFATAQVYAQAAEARGAWDARLESLVVNAVLSGEADEGVLSRAAALGWSSPDQIVVVLGTAPNGDSELTVEAIRRAARHAKLQVLTGVLGERLVVIAGGEGEPLKVAKSLIAPFAAGPVVAGPVVGDLLSATRSAQAAAAGLKACAAWPDAPRPVVSDDLLPERAMAGDRYAREQLVEEIYRPLEEAGSALLETLSVYLEQASSLEGAARMLFVHPNTVRYRLRRVTDVTGWSPSDVRSAFTLRIALILGRLSGADQSP
- a CDS encoding ACP S-malonyltransferase, with translation MLVLVAPGQGAQTPGFLTPWLDLPGVADRLHWWSAVAGLDLVHYGTKADADEIRDTAVAQPLLVAAGLVSALSLFPHPADGRRAVGAVAGHSVGEITAAAGAGVITAESAMALVRQRGLAMAKAAAVTTTGMSAVLGGDPEEVLAHLEKLGLTPANINGGGQIVAAGTAEQLAALAEDKPEKARVIALKVAGAFHTHHMAPAVSTLEALVPGVTVRDPGTRYVSNADGQVVGSGDEIVRRLVQQVSNPVRWDLCMETFKELGVTAIIEMAPAGTLVGLAKRALPGVKTLALKTPDDIDAARAIVAEHGDPDAIGASLPLTLSAAEEESPQT
- a CDS encoding ketoacyl-ACP synthase III, coding for MTAKIQPSQGAPYARIRGVGGYRPTRVVPNEVILETIDSSDEWIRSRSGISTRHWANESETVAEMSIEASGKALADAGLSAEDIGAVIVATVSHFKQTPAIATEIAFRLGAGKAAAFDISAACAGFAYGLTLAKGMVTDGSAKNVLVIGVERLSDLTDLTDRATAFLFGDGAGAVVVGPSDVPAIGPSVWGSEGDKSEVIAQTDSWEVFRAGGQPESGKFPALRQEGQTVFRWAVFEMAKVAQQALDAAGITADQLDVFIPHQANMRIIDSMIKALKLPEHVAIARDIETTGNTSSASIPLAMERLLATGQAKSGDTALLIGFGAGLVYAATVVTLP